A window of Ignavibacteriales bacterium contains these coding sequences:
- a CDS encoding glycoside hydrolase family 31 protein codes for MKRVIFTSLVFFFYISVVYAGFDFVGGINNFKLGSNRVEFTLSNAKLNIYIVEQNLIRFRYTNQKDFSQAPSYAVVYQQSEKTKFEFKEEKEKFVLTTNELTVHIKKNPCRISIYDKQMNLLNSDEESFGVSFDNNEVRCFKKLFNDEKFYGLGEKSDDLLKNRNQYTMWNSDYPTYTSRKDELYVSIPFFIGTRNYKAYGIFFDNTYKSYFNMGASNNRFYWFGADKGEMDYYFIYGPEIKRVISDYTKLTGRIELPPMWALGYQQSRWSYYPEETVRRIAKTFRDKNIPCDVIYLDIHYMDGYRVFTFDKNRFPDPAKMISDLKSEGFKIVPIIDPGVKADLKYFAAKEGLEKNLFAKYPDGIPYQGEVWPSWAYFPDFTKKETRDWWGKNLSTFLNLGIEGFWNDMNEPSTWGQSFPDIVQFDDNGFNTDHKKIHNVYALSMARATREGLRQYSSKRHFILTRAGFAGVQRYSAVWTGDNESTEEHLKLACTMSQNLGLSGVSFVGYDVGGFMGEPTNDMYVRWMQLGAFTPFFRGHSAIDTKAREPFAFNETVEEYSRQAIQLRYKLLPFWYNEFYVSSQSGLPIMRSMFVNYPKDENCYSNEAQYQFMIGENLLVAPVLLSTDRFKKFYLPEGKWYDWNGNKIVAGGQWSVIEVPLNKIPLYIKEGGIVPMQEVQNYIGEKKIEQLELVIFPSGRSEYILYEDDGQSYQYETGKYSLTKFSLERDFKITKLLVTKLKADFKSDREKYLFTLLDTKQPKKIFLNDKELQSSAVSFDKEKNILQINADDVGNLNIQIKY; via the coding sequence ATGAAAAGAGTGATCTTTACTTCATTAGTATTCTTCTTTTATATTTCTGTTGTTTATGCCGGATTTGATTTCGTCGGTGGAATAAATAATTTCAAATTAGGATCTAACCGTGTTGAGTTTACGCTTAGTAATGCAAAGCTAAACATCTATATAGTTGAACAAAACTTGATTCGTTTCCGGTATACGAATCAAAAAGATTTTTCTCAAGCGCCTTCTTACGCTGTAGTCTATCAACAGTCCGAGAAAACAAAATTCGAATTCAAAGAAGAAAAAGAAAAATTTGTTCTTACCACAAATGAGTTAACAGTTCATATTAAAAAAAATCCGTGCCGAATATCTATCTATGATAAACAAATGAATCTTCTTAACTCAGATGAAGAAAGTTTTGGCGTTTCTTTCGATAATAATGAAGTGCGGTGTTTCAAAAAATTATTTAATGATGAAAAATTTTATGGACTTGGAGAAAAATCGGATGATCTTTTAAAGAACCGTAATCAATATACAATGTGGAATTCGGATTACCCTACCTACACAAGCAGAAAAGATGAACTCTACGTTTCTATTCCCTTTTTCATTGGTACCCGCAACTATAAAGCCTACGGAATATTTTTCGACAACACTTACAAATCATATTTTAACATGGGTGCAAGCAACAACCGTTTTTATTGGTTCGGTGCTGATAAAGGTGAAATGGATTATTACTTCATCTACGGACCGGAAATTAAAAGAGTTATTTCTGATTACACAAAATTAACCGGCAGAATTGAATTACCCCCGATGTGGGCATTAGGTTATCAGCAAAGCAGATGGAGTTATTATCCGGAAGAAACGGTTAGAAGAATTGCTAAAACATTCCGCGATAAAAATATTCCTTGTGATGTAATCTATCTCGACATTCATTATATGGACGGATATAGAGTATTTACTTTTGATAAGAATCGTTTTCCCGATCCGGCAAAAATGATCTCTGATTTGAAGTCAGAAGGATTTAAGATCGTTCCTATAATTGATCCCGGAGTTAAAGCAGATCTGAAATATTTTGCCGCAAAAGAAGGATTAGAAAAAAATCTTTTTGCAAAATATCCGGATGGAATTCCTTATCAAGGAGAAGTTTGGCCAAGCTGGGCTTACTTTCCGGATTTCACAAAAAAAGAGACTAGAGATTGGTGGGGAAAAAATCTTTCTACATTTCTAAATCTCGGCATTGAAGGATTTTGGAATGACATGAATGAACCTTCAACTTGGGGACAAAGTTTTCCCGACATAGTACAATTTGATGATAACGGATTCAATACAGATCATAAAAAAATACATAATGTTTATGCACTCTCGATGGCCCGAGCAACAAGGGAAGGATTAAGACAATATTCCAGCAAGAGACATTTTATTTTAACTCGAGCTGGATTTGCCGGAGTACAGCGTTATTCTGCGGTCTGGACAGGTGATAATGAATCAACAGAAGAACATTTAAAACTCGCATGCACAATGTCTCAAAACTTAGGATTAAGCGGAGTTTCTTTCGTCGGCTATGATGTCGGAGGATTTATGGGTGAACCGACCAATGATATGTATGTTAGATGGATGCAGCTTGGCGCGTTTACACCATTCTTCAGAGGTCATTCTGCCATTGATACAAAAGCACGCGAACCTTTTGCATTCAACGAAACTGTCGAAGAATATTCTCGTCAAGCAATTCAACTTCGCTATAAACTTCTGCCCTTTTGGTATAATGAGTTTTATGTTTCCTCACAATCCGGATTACCGATAATGCGTTCTATGTTTGTGAATTATCCGAAAGATGAAAATTGTTACAGCAATGAAGCCCAGTACCAATTTATGATCGGAGAAAATTTATTAGTCGCACCTGTATTGCTATCAACAGATCGTTTCAAAAAGTTTTATCTGCCCGAAGGTAAATGGTATGATTGGAATGGGAATAAAATAGTAGCCGGCGGACAGTGGTCTGTGATAGAAGTTCCGCTGAACAAAATTCCTCTCTACATTAAAGAAGGTGGTATAGTTCCCATGCAGGAAGTGCAGAATTATATCGGAGAGAAAAAGATAGAACAGCTTGAACTCGTTATCTTTCCTTCCGGGAGATCAGAGTATATTCTTTATGAAGATGACGGGCAAAGTTATCAATATGAAACCGGAAAATATTCATTAACTAAATTTTCTTTAGAGAGAGATTTTAAGATTACTAAATTACTTGTTACTAAATTAAAAGCGGATTTTAAGAGTGACCGGGAGAAATATCTTTTTACTTTACTTGATACAAAACAGCCTAAAAAAATATTTCTAAATGATAAAGAATTACAGAGTTCGGCAGTATCTTTTGATAAAGAAAAAAATATTTTACAGATAAATGCTGACGATGTCGGAAACCTAAATATTCAAATAAAATATTAG
- a CDS encoding alpha-amylase family glycosyl hydrolase: MKRITKIITVLLIASITLLSQKTTGEKLYLKEIKSPETITDTIEFQKRYSGLDKFFSDKKLGSYVENKKTYFKLFTPSAIKVTLCLYDKPENKISKEYFLTKDENGVWETKLDGELYEKYYGYKVYHTGDDLSNSNMPVCVDPYAKAVTSYTTYMNPRLAIVTKEEKYDWEGTSWIQRDWRDLIIYEMHVRDITAHKSSGAKNRGSYKSLTEKNITGGLSYIKSLGVNTVELLPSQEFGNIEIPFKDSLSGKYNTWNPYERNHWGYMTSNFFAPAAYYNESWDKLKWHRWIGEDGSQIKSFKDMVKAFHKEGIAVMMDVVYNHLSEYETGNLKQIDKEYYFRLDSKRNYIAESYCGNDLKTERPMMRRLIIESILYWMKEYHIDGFRFDLGKLLDWKTIEEIISEAKKVNPNVIFTCEPWGGGYDPAGFSLRGWAPWNDQIRNGIKGENPNNGLGWIFGQWYGNNSPKRIKSYVNGTLVQDTLGLFQKKEHSVNYLESHDGYTLGDFIRLGSREVDPEKIIKDVDKNVKLSPNQMKLNKLGALFLFTSQGIAMIHEGQEFARSKVIPFNIKASDNDRGKIDHNSYNKDNETNYINYKHAKINKELVDYYKGLISLRNTYPAFRHAEYENIIFTDHTKSKFGFSYILKYEKDEFIVIFNADPKQELEFTLQVGRYDVLVDKNSAGTKPMYEVKGKIILETTTGMILKQK; encoded by the coding sequence ATGAAGCGAATTACGAAAATAATTACAGTTCTATTAATTGCTAGTATTACTCTCCTATCACAGAAAACTACGGGTGAAAAATTGTATCTCAAAGAAATAAAATCTCCAGAAACAATTACAGACACGATTGAATTTCAAAAACGTTATTCAGGTCTGGATAAATTCTTCTCAGATAAAAAACTCGGCTCTTACGTTGAGAACAAGAAAACTTATTTCAAATTGTTTACTCCTTCTGCTATAAAAGTAACCCTTTGTTTGTACGACAAACCAGAAAATAAAATCAGTAAAGAATATTTCTTAACAAAAGATGAAAATGGTGTTTGGGAAACTAAACTTGATGGGGAACTCTACGAAAAATATTACGGATATAAAGTTTATCATACCGGAGATGATCTTTCTAATTCGAATATGCCTGTGTGTGTAGATCCTTATGCAAAAGCTGTTACATCTTATACTACTTACATGAATCCGCGGCTTGCTATCGTTACAAAAGAAGAAAAATATGATTGGGAGGGAACAAGTTGGATCCAGAGAGATTGGCGGGATCTTATCATTTATGAAATGCACGTGCGTGATATAACCGCACATAAATCGTCCGGAGCTAAGAATCGCGGTTCATACAAAAGTTTAACAGAAAAAAATATTACCGGAGGACTCAGTTACATTAAATCTCTTGGGGTTAATACAGTTGAGCTTTTACCATCACAAGAATTTGGAAATATTGAAATTCCATTTAAGGATTCACTTTCCGGAAAATACAACACATGGAATCCATACGAACGAAATCATTGGGGATATATGACTTCCAACTTTTTTGCACCTGCTGCTTACTACAATGAAAGTTGGGATAAACTGAAATGGCATAGATGGATTGGGGAAGACGGTTCGCAGATAAAATCATTTAAAGATATGGTTAAGGCATTTCACAAAGAAGGCATTGCAGTAATGATGGATGTGGTCTACAATCATCTATCGGAATATGAGACAGGCAACTTAAAACAGATTGATAAAGAATATTATTTCAGATTGGATTCAAAGAGAAATTACATTGCCGAAAGTTATTGCGGTAATGATTTAAAAACCGAACGCCCGATGATGCGGCGGTTAATCATTGAAAGTATTTTGTATTGGATGAAAGAATATCACATTGACGGTTTCCGTTTTGATCTTGGAAAACTTTTAGATTGGAAAACAATTGAAGAAATTATTTCAGAAGCTAAAAAAGTAAATCCCAATGTTATTTTTACATGTGAACCCTGGGGCGGCGGATACGACCCTGCGGGATTTTCTTTACGCGGTTGGGCACCCTGGAATGATCAGATCCGTAACGGCATCAAAGGAGAAAATCCAAATAACGGACTCGGCTGGATCTTTGGTCAATGGTATGGAAATAATTCTCCGAAAAGAATTAAGAGTTATGTTAATGGAACATTAGTGCAAGACACTCTCGGACTTTTTCAGAAGAAAGAACATTCGGTAAATTATTTAGAATCACACGATGGTTATACGCTTGGTGATTTTATTAGACTAGGTTCCCGCGAAGTTGATCCGGAAAAAATAATTAAAGATGTAGATAAAAATGTAAAGCTTTCACCAAATCAAATGAAGCTTAATAAACTTGGTGCACTGTTCCTTTTTACCTCGCAAGGTATTGCTATGATTCATGAGGGACAGGAATTTGCAAGATCGAAAGTAATTCCGTTTAATATTAAAGCGAGTGATAACGATAGAGGCAAGATTGATCATAATTCATATAACAAAGACAACGAAACAAATTATATTAATTATAAACATGCTAAGATCAACAAAGAACTTGTTGATTATTACAAGGGATTAATCTCTTTGCGAAATACATATCCGGCATTTCGCCATGCTGAATATGAAAACATTATTTTCACCGACCATACAAAAAGCAAATTTGGTTTCAGCTACATTTTAAAATACGAGAAAGATGAATTCATAGTAATCTTCAATGCAGACCCAAAACAAGAATTAGAGTTTACTCTTCAGGTAGGAAGATATGATGTTTTAGTTGATAAAAATTCTGCCGGAACAAAACCCATGTATGAAGTTAAAGGTAAGATTATTTTAGAAACTACAACCGGAATGATTTTGAAACAAAAATAA
- a CDS encoding TonB-dependent receptor, translated as MKFVKFTYAIFSILFIFTSVQYSQQNTLRGTVKDNDGSPLIGVNIYLKGTKIGTNSDKFGKYALKYNSPEDVVVFSMVGYKKQETKTSGKTELDIVLQEGVELSEIFVVGTRSYNRSSTESPVAIDVLDLKDAATRFGQSDMNQILQYVAPSFNSNRQSGADGADHIDPATLRGLGPDQTLVLINGKRRHQSSLVNMFGSRGRGNTGTDLNAIPLSAIDRVEILRDGASAQYGSDAIAGVINIVLKKSVNEFSGGLSSGAHSASLRTDRKFDGEEFNLGGNYGVSVGENGFLNVTLDYSRKGFTNRPADPNQYSIYRNQFGDASLENFGTFFNSRFSINNDATFYAFGGFNNRNTDAFAWTREAGSDRNIPQIYPNGFDPHILSNIKDQSLSAGMQTKLGEWDLDFNNTIGVNRFHYFVDGTLNTSLLDKSPTRFDAGGFQLAQNTTSLNFTRYFKEYLKGLNIAFGMEYRIENYEIFAGEEGSWKNYGVIDSVINNRVQKIDILGKAGGAQGFPGFRPENVLNESRTNLGAYVDVELDVTPQWMIGAAARWENYSDFGNTLNAKFATRFKITDDLALRASVSTGFRAPSLAQIYFNSTYTDFVAGVAVDKIIAKNNSTITHALGIPSLKQETAVNGSLGLTATPFDGFAATIDGYIVNINDRIVLTGSFQNDDPDIGAQLKASNVGAAQFFANALDTKTTGVDVILAYSKNIDSHIFKISYAGNFNNMELGSVKTSSKLKGKEDIYFGRREKYFLLASAPKSKMSFGIEHGFENIHTSLRLVYFGKVTLIDWNDAENVYDSKITTDLSFAYDFTKNLSLIIGGTNLFDVYPNKQDPGATESGGLWDAVQMGFSGRFLYGKLVFKL; from the coding sequence ATGAAATTCGTAAAATTTACTTATGCAATTTTTTCAATTCTTTTTATCTTCACATCCGTACAGTACTCACAGCAAAATACATTACGAGGAACTGTTAAAGACAATGACGGTAGCCCTTTGATTGGAGTAAACATTTATCTGAAGGGGACCAAAATTGGAACTAACTCTGATAAATTTGGTAAATATGCCCTCAAGTATAACTCGCCGGAAGATGTTGTGGTATTCAGCATGGTTGGATATAAAAAACAGGAAACAAAAACTTCCGGCAAAACAGAATTAGATATCGTTTTGCAAGAAGGTGTTGAGCTTTCCGAAATATTTGTAGTAGGAACGCGCAGCTATAATAGATCGAGTACAGAATCACCAGTGGCAATTGACGTCCTCGATTTGAAGGATGCCGCTACACGTTTTGGTCAGTCCGATATGAATCAAATCCTTCAATATGTTGCACCATCATTTAATTCAAACCGTCAATCGGGTGCAGATGGCGCTGATCATATTGATCCGGCAACTTTGCGCGGATTAGGACCAGATCAAACATTAGTTCTTATTAACGGCAAACGCCGTCATCAATCATCGCTTGTAAATATGTTTGGCTCAAGAGGAAGAGGTAACACAGGAACTGACCTTAATGCTATTCCTCTTTCTGCAATTGACCGCGTGGAAATTTTGCGTGATGGTGCAAGTGCGCAATATGGCTCCGATGCAATTGCCGGTGTTATAAATATTGTTCTCAAGAAAAGTGTTAATGAATTTAGCGGAGGATTAAGTTCCGGCGCTCATTCTGCTTCTTTAAGAACCGACAGAAAATTCGACGGTGAAGAATTTAATCTTGGCGGCAATTATGGTGTTTCCGTTGGCGAGAATGGTTTCTTAAATGTTACGTTAGATTACTCGCGCAAAGGTTTTACTAACAGGCCTGCAGACCCCAATCAATATTCTATATACCGCAATCAGTTCGGCGATGCAAGTCTTGAAAACTTCGGAACATTTTTCAATTCTAGATTCAGCATAAACAATGATGCAACTTTTTATGCATTCGGCGGATTCAACAACAGAAACACAGATGCATTTGCATGGACACGCGAAGCCGGCAGCGATCGCAATATTCCTCAGATTTATCCGAACGGTTTTGATCCTCACATTTTATCTAACATTAAAGATCAGTCATTATCTGCAGGTATGCAGACGAAACTTGGTGAGTGGGATTTAGATTTCAACAACACAATAGGCGTTAACCGTTTTCATTACTTTGTTGATGGAACTTTGAATACTTCTCTTTTAGATAAATCACCAACACGATTTGATGCAGGCGGATTTCAACTTGCACAAAATACAACATCACTTAACTTCACAAGGTACTTCAAAGAATATTTGAAGGGATTGAATATTGCGTTCGGTATGGAATATAGAATTGAGAATTATGAAATCTTCGCTGGCGAAGAAGGATCATGGAAAAATTATGGCGTGATTGATTCTGTTATCAATAACAGAGTTCAAAAAATAGATATACTTGGTAAAGCAGGAGGCGCACAAGGTTTTCCTGGGTTCCGTCCGGAAAATGTATTGAACGAATCACGCACTAACCTTGGTGCTTACGTAGATGTAGAATTGGATGTTACTCCTCAGTGGATGATTGGCGCCGCTGCCCGCTGGGAAAATTACAGCGATTTCGGAAATACATTAAACGCCAAATTCGCAACTCGATTCAAGATAACAGATGATCTTGCTTTAAGAGCATCTGTAAGTACAGGTTTCCGGGCACCATCTCTTGCACAAATTTATTTTAACTCAACATACACAGATTTTGTTGCAGGAGTTGCAGTAGATAAAATTATAGCAAAGAACAACAGTACAATTACTCATGCACTTGGTATTCCTTCATTGAAACAAGAGACAGCAGTAAACGGAAGTCTCGGTTTAACCGCTACACCATTTGATGGTTTCGCTGCAACTATTGATGGTTATATTGTGAATATTAATGATAGAATTGTATTAACCGGCTCTTTCCAAAACGACGATCCGGATATCGGAGCGCAGCTTAAGGCATCAAATGTTGGCGCAGCCCAATTTTTTGCGAATGCACTCGACACTAAAACTACCGGTGTGGATGTGATTCTTGCTTACTCTAAAAATATTGATTCTCATATTTTCAAAATCTCTTATGCCGGTAATTTCAACAATATGGAATTAGGATCTGTTAAAACAAGTTCTAAACTCAAAGGTAAAGAAGATATTTATTTTGGAAGACGTGAAAAATATTTTCTGCTGGCATCTGCACCTAAATCAAAAATGTCTTTTGGTATAGAACACGGCTTTGAAAATATACACACCTCTCTTCGTCTTGTTTACTTTGGTAAAGTTACTTTGATTGACTGGAATGATGCAGAAAATGTTTACGATTCTAAGATTACAACTGATCTTAGCTTCGCATACGATTTCACCAAAAATCTTTCTTTGATTATCGGCGGCACAAATTTGTTTGATGTATATCCTAACAAGCAGGATCCGGGCGCAACAGAATCCGGTGGTTTGTGGGATGCTGTTCAGATGGGCTTTAGCGGAAGATTTCTTTACGGAAAATTGGTGTTCAAGTTATAA